The DNA window AGTCTTCTGAAATCCGTACAAGTGCTCGATCTCTTTTGAGATCTGGCGTGCCCCGGCGTAGCCTGATTCCTTCATCTCTCCAATCCACTTCGGATTGAATTGCCGGGAGTGGAGCTCGACGGCCAGCCACTCCCGTAACGCGGTCATGTGCGTGGTGCCGGCCTGGCGCAGATTGTGAAGATAGACATCGGGCGCCTGCTTCCGAAACTGCTGGATGGCGGTCCGAAGGCCACCGACGTACTGATAGCTGTCGTCGTTATCCAAGGAGCCATAGAGATTAGAAGATCGTGAAAACTGCACCGAATCAATGGAGCTGAGATTCGCCTGGAGTGCTTTGAGGCCTTCCACTCCCCATTGCTCTCCCGAGAATCCAAACCCCATATTCGCGGCATAGAGAGCGGCTACATTCGAGGCCCGGTCGGCTCCTCCTGACTTCTCGATCAGGTGTTGTACGCCAACACCATAGGCTCCCGGTTTGGCGCTGAAGATCCGCAGCTTCGATAGTTTTGCCGCGTCTTCCGCTCCGACTCCTTGTGCCTGCATCTGGGCTGCTAGTTTGCGATCTTGATCCGCAATGGTCTGATCGGCGGCGCTGGCTGCGAGACGAATTGCCTTGTCGAGCAGATGCAGTTTGTCGGCAAAGCCATCCCGATAGTTTCCTGAAACGGTGAAGACAACATCGACACGATCCCGCCCGAGGCTTTCCCGTGGGATCAGTTTCAGATCTTCCACCACGCCTCGCTGATTCCAAACGGGCTGCACTCCAAGCAGTGCGAGCGCCATGCATTCCATGGCCCCCTGATGCCGTTCCGTCTCGCCATACCAGAGCACCAGTGAGACTCGCTTGGGCTCTTGATGATGTGTTTCCTGATAGCGCTGGAGGAATTCCTTTGCCATCTGCTGGCCGACAACCCAGGCGGCCTCGGTGGGAATGCGCGCTGCATCGACTGCATGTAGATTCTGTCCGACCGGGAGTGATTCCGGTTTGCGGAGCGGGTCGCCGAGCAGGTTCGATGGCACATGACGGCCGTCGAGGGCATTGGCCAGGCCTTCTATCTCGGCTGGCCCGCTGCTGCGCAGTGCCGCAATCCAGGCGGGCAGTGCTTTGGCTGCCTTGGCCAGCAGGGCTGTGAGTTCCGGGCTCAATTCGCCAGCGCGTGGTTCACGGCCTGCGAGGAGTTCCTCCGCCCAGATTGGAATCGATGGCTCGACGGTATCGTGCGAGTCTTTGGGGAACGAAGAGAAAAGATAAGCACTCACGGCCTCTTTCAATCGCTCCTCTGTCGGGGAACTGCCAAAGACCGGGAGCCCTGCCGGTAGCGGGGCGTCTTCAATCTCATGGAGAAAACGGTGCAAGGCAGGGGACATCTTGGTCCAACTTCCGGTGGTGTCGAGTTGGAGTTGGCGATCCAGTCCCAGGCGTTTCACTTCTTCCCTGGCTACCTTTTCGTATTCGCGAGCGAGATTGGGCGCCAGAGAATCGCCGCGATCGACGAGTTCGTGAAAGGCGAGGTGCAGTTTCTCGAATTCGGCACGGCCACCGGTGCGCCAGATCATCGGTGTGAGGTGGCTGATCAGGGTGGCAAAGCCCCGGCGTTTGGCCTGAATCGCTTCGCCGCCACCATCCATGACATAGACATTGAAGTTTGGCAGATCGCCGAGAACCAGGGCGGGTGCGTCATCTGGGGCTAGCGCCACTTGCTTGCCGGGAAGCCATTCGAGGGTGCCGTGCCTACCCAGGTGGATGACGGAGTCCGCTGCCCAAACATGACGGAGCCAGAGATAGAAAGCGATGTATTGGTGGGGCGGGGGAGTGACAGTGACGTGTCCGGGGTCGCTCGCTTGATCGGAAGTGGTACGAAGGGGTTGGGGGGCGAGCAACAGATTGCCTTGCTCGATCGCTGGTAGAAGGAAGCAGCGGCTGTGATGGCAATCAGTTGTCATCAACCGGGAAACACCAGGTGCGCCCCAGGTTGCTTCCACTTGATCGCGAAAGGACTGCGGCAGCAGATCATAGTGCTTGCGATACTCTTCCAGTGGCCAGAGGACCGGGTCTCCGGAGTGACCGAGCCGTTCCTTTTCACCCTCCGCCCAAAGTTCCAGATTGCGGCCATTGTTTTCAATCAGCCGCCGGATGACGGTTTCGTCCGGCAAGGGATGCGATACCTGATAGCCGCGTTTTTCAAGGCCGCTCAGAATGTTGGCGATGCTGGGGAAAACCTGCAGATAGCTGGCGCCGACATTGCCTTTGCCAGCGGGATTATTGTAGTAAATCACGGCGACACGCTTGCTGGAATTTGGCTTTGTTTGGAGCGCAATCCAACGGGAAACACGGTCGAGGAGGCTGTCGAGGCCAGCATGGAACGGAAGCGTCATCTTCGCGCCATTGGCAGAGCTTTCTGTAGTGGCCACCAGAGTG is part of the Bryobacter aggregatus MPL3 genome and encodes:
- a CDS encoding cobaltochelatase subunit CobN, encoding MKILLSVFFYTCVIFAQPAPRLAIVGGPQQLWPRITTEFAKRYPGREIQLLTTAPTAPVPVDIVFAYYPTPEELQASLSYLPDKSLAQPQEFAAPLWRRTIDPQASVKASAYLDEGGVENGVRLVAYLCDLVRPNWKLSPEAPLKGPQSGIYHPDAEELFSSFEAYRNWWLQRAGRQAAPPAVALAFFSSWLRGRDLAVVDAGVRKLEARGYLPIPVFGYPTDRFTPLLQHQGNIQPAAVITLNATLSSVKDADIYTSWKVPVFNGLVTRDSLEQWQSSPKGLAPDRIAPHLSFPERSGLVAPTLVATTESSANGAKMTLPFHAGLDSLLDRVSRWIALQTKPNSSKRVAVIYYNNPAGKGNVGASYLQVFPSIANILSGLEKRGYQVSHPLPDETVIRRLIENNGRNLELWAEGEKERLGHSGDPVLWPLEEYRKHYDLLPQSFRDQVEATWGAPGVSRLMTTDCHHSRCFLLPAIEQGNLLLAPQPLRTTSDQASDPGHVTVTPPPHQYIAFYLWLRHVWAADSVIHLGRHGTLEWLPGKQVALAPDDAPALVLGDLPNFNVYVMDGGGEAIQAKRRGFATLISHLTPMIWRTGGRAEFEKLHLAFHELVDRGDSLAPNLAREYEKVAREEVKRLGLDRQLQLDTTGSWTKMSPALHRFLHEIEDAPLPAGLPVFGSSPTEERLKEAVSAYLFSSFPKDSHDTVEPSIPIWAEELLAGREPRAGELSPELTALLAKAAKALPAWIAALRSSGPAEIEGLANALDGRHVPSNLLGDPLRKPESLPVGQNLHAVDAARIPTEAAWVVGQQMAKEFLQRYQETHHQEPKRVSLVLWYGETERHQGAMECMALALLGVQPVWNQRGVVEDLKLIPRESLGRDRVDVVFTVSGNYRDGFADKLHLLDKAIRLAASAADQTIADQDRKLAAQMQAQGVGAEDAAKLSKLRIFSAKPGAYGVGVQHLIEKSGGADRASNVAALYAANMGFGFSGEQWGVEGLKALQANLSSIDSVQFSRSSNLYGSLDNDDSYQYVGGLRTAIQQFRKQAPDVYLHNLRQAGTTHMTALREWLAVELHSRQFNPKWIGEMKESGYAGARQISKEIEHLYGFQKTAPEHLDERTWNTVLDVFVKDRYKLGLQKFFRDQNPHAKQTILARLLEVDRQGIHHFSTADRQMLAGEYARSIAEIGAACNAQVCANLALRSHVTQQLRQSGKREELQNMEESLSKTLGKTVQSAEPAPPKPTPTPLSKLRSLQSHAITWVRRMRVQWIADSIPPWAWLAMIAAYACVIGVRMRSSRMENSSFKI